The following proteins are co-located in the Cytophagia bacterium CHB2 genome:
- a CDS encoding CPXCG motif-containing cysteine-rich protein, translating into MPDFDDDDFEDFINDEEGLPLKPGLLNPVTWHCARCGEANATSVDPSAGFEQEYVEDCTVCCRPNVIFINIDEESLRLTLRNELEYE; encoded by the coding sequence ATGCCGGATTTCGATGATGACGATTTCGAAGACTTTATCAACGATGAAGAAGGCTTGCCGCTAAAGCCCGGGCTGTTGAATCCCGTGACCTGGCATTGCGCCCGCTGCGGCGAAGCCAATGCGACTTCAGTCGATCCCTCCGCCGGTTTCGAGCAGGAATATGTCGAAGATTGCACCGTGTGCTGCCGCCCGAATGTGATTTTCATCAACATTGATGAAGAAAGCCTGCGGCTCACGTTGCGCAATGAGTTGGAGTATGAATAA
- a CDS encoding PQQ-dependent sugar dehydrogenase, with the protein MAIIRRISLAAIPLLFFACPQSGNFPTDSGNPSENIFNRFTTRQIVASNSLPPLTTRIKFLPNSSEFVVLGKAGAVYHFILSGDSASFLGSFVVPEVAPAPGEIGLTDAAFDPQFAANGFVYFCFSTGDNRWNRIVRMQWSNNYQAIANSTTIILNVDRVAPGRAWHGIYSLEFGIDGYLYTVLGDATQAQFAQDANSLLGKLIRVSPAAGGGYTIPPDNPYTNDPGVRDEIAALGFRSPLRLITWRDKILISDVGSNQFEEINFYSGGPANFGWPECEGVCSRPGLRDPILAIGHRDPTYQNEDPEAIGELRHSLSLGVVYEMLGEDPYSNLLDGRLLFNDVFLGYVRAARISEGGKLSDNKHIFHLAGITSMATGPDGYIYGSTIFTSQIFRVELKKPPHEL; encoded by the coding sequence ATGGCAATCATACGAAGAATCTCTTTAGCCGCGATTCCCCTGCTTTTTTTTGCCTGCCCGCAATCAGGCAATTTCCCCACGGACAGCGGCAATCCTTCCGAAAACATTTTCAATCGGTTCACCACTCGACAGATTGTGGCATCAAATAGCTTGCCGCCGCTCACCACGCGCATCAAGTTTTTGCCCAACTCTTCCGAATTTGTGGTATTGGGCAAAGCCGGCGCGGTTTATCATTTCATTTTGTCCGGTGATTCTGCCAGTTTTCTCGGTTCCTTTGTCGTGCCGGAGGTTGCGCCGGCGCCGGGAGAGATTGGCCTGACCGATGCAGCTTTCGATCCGCAATTCGCGGCGAACGGTTTTGTTTATTTTTGCTTCAGCACCGGCGATAATCGCTGGAATCGCATTGTGCGCATGCAGTGGTCTAACAACTATCAAGCCATTGCAAATTCCACGACGATCATTCTGAACGTCGATCGCGTTGCGCCGGGGCGAGCCTGGCACGGCATTTACTCACTGGAATTCGGAATTGATGGATATTTGTACACAGTTTTGGGCGATGCGACACAAGCGCAATTTGCGCAAGATGCAAATTCTCTGCTGGGCAAATTGATTCGAGTTTCTCCCGCTGCCGGCGGCGGTTATACGATTCCGCCTGATAATCCTTACACAAATGATCCCGGCGTGCGAGATGAAATTGCTGCGCTAGGCTTTCGCAGCCCTTTGCGGTTGATCACCTGGCGTGACAAAATTTTGATTTCGGATGTCGGCTCGAATCAATTCGAAGAAATCAATTTTTACAGCGGCGGTCCGGCCAATTTCGGCTGGCCGGAATGCGAGGGCGTGTGCAGCCGGCCGGGCTTGCGCGATCCCATTTTGGCGATCGGCCATCGCGATCCCACCTATCAAAATGAAGATCCGGAAGCAATTGGCGAATTGCGACATTCGCTGTCGTTGGGTGTGGTTTATGAAATGCTGGGTGAGGATCCGTACAGTAATTTGCTCGATGGCAGGCTGCTGTTCAACGACGTTTTTCTCGGCTATGTTCGCGCGGCGAGAATTTCTGAAGGGGGCAAGCTCTCCGACAATAAACATATTTTTCATTTGGCCGGCATCACGAGCATGGCGACCGGTCCGGATGGTTATATTTACGGCTCGACGATTTTCACCTCTCAAATTTTTCGCGTCGAATTGAAGAAGCCGCCGCATGAGCTTTAG